The genomic DNA CACTCGCCGCGCTCCCAGTAGCGGCCACGCTGGGTGATCTCGCGGATGTTGATCTCGGGGTTGAAGTTGGTGGCGAACGCCTGCCCGTGGTCGCCCGCGTTGCAGTCGATGATGTCGAGCACGTGGATCTCGTCAAAGTGGTGCTTCATGGCGTGGGCCGCGAACACGTTGGTCACGCCCGGATCGAATCCCGAGCCGAGCAGGGCCATCAGCCCGGCTTGCCTGAAGCGCTCCTGGTACGCCCACTGCCACTTGTACTCGAACTTGGCCTCGTTTGGCGGCTCGTAGTTGGCGGTGTCGAGGTAGTTGACGCCGGTTTCCAGGCAGGCGTCCATGAGGGCGAGATCCTGGTAGGGCAGGGCCAGGTTGACCAGCAGGTCGGGCTTGATCCGCTTGATCAGGGCCACGGTCTCGGCCACGTTGTCCGCGTCCACGGCGTAGGTGGGCACGGTCACGCCGGTGCGCGTGAGCACGGACGCGGCAATGGCGTCGCACTTGGATTTGGTGCGGCTGGCCAGATGGATTTCGGTGAACACTTCCGGGACCTGGGCGCACTTGTGCACCGCCACGCTGCCGACGCCGCCCGCGCCGATGATCAGTACTTTGGACATGACTGAACCCTCCCTGAATCGCCCCGCAGCCGGGACGGTTTACCGTTCGAAGTAGGTGTATCCCTGCAGACCGGTCTTGTAGGCCTGGAGGATGCTGCGCCGCTGGCCCGCCGTGATCCGACCGTCGCGCACGGCGTTCTCCGCGGTCTCGCGGAACCGGGTCAGCAGGTACTTGGTGTCGTATTCCACGTAGGAGAGGATATCCTCCACCGTGTCGCCCTCAAGCTCGCTGACAAAGTCGAACTCGCCGTTCTCCCGGATCCTGATGGTCACGACGTTGGTGTCGCCCAGCAGGTTGTGCAGGTCGCCGAGCGTCTCCTGGTACGCGCCCACAAGGAAGGCGCCGAGGTAGTACTCATCGGTCTCCTTGAGCTCGTGCAGGGGCATGGTCCGCTTGACGCCCTGGCTGTCGATGAAGCGGTCGATCTTGCCGTCGCAGTCGCAGGTGATGTCGGCCAGAATGCCCTCGCGGGTGGGCCGCTCGCCCAGCCGGTGGACCGGCATGATGGGGAAGAGCTGGCCAATGGCCCAGGCGTCCGGCAGGGACTGGAACACGCTGAAGTTGCAGTAGTATATGTCCGAGAGGGCGTGGCCGATGCCTTCCAGTTCGTGGGGCAGGGAGGGCAGGTCCTTGGAGAGCGTGGCGATGCGCCGGATGGTCTCCCAGAAGACGTTCTCGCCCTGGGCCCGCTCGCGGAAGGATATCTTGCCATGGCTGAAGGCCTGGCGCACCTCGTCGCGGTAGTAGAGGATGTCGTTGAAGCACTCCTGGATGTTGCGCAGGTTGAGCGACTGCAACGTCTCGAAGAGGTGCTGGACGTGTATGTTGGTGCCTTCTGGCAGCACGTCGGGCAGGGGATCGGGCTCGAACCGGGCCGTGTCGAGGACGTTGAAGAGGAGCATGGAGTAGTAGGCGACCAGGGCCCGCCCGGACTCGGTGACGATGACCGGATGGTCCACGCCCTGCTCGTCGAGCACGGTCATGACGCCTTCCACCACGTCCACGCAGTATTCGTCCACCGAGTAGTTGCGGCTGCTCATGAAGTTGGTCTGGGTACCGTCGTAGTCCACGGCCAGACCGCCGCCCAGGTCGAGGTAGCGCATCTGCGCGCCCTCGGCCACAATCCCGGCGTAGACACGGCTCGCCTCGGCCACGGCACTGCGGATCTCGCGGATGTTGGGTATCTGCGAGCCGAGGTGGTAGTGGAGGAGCTGGAGGCAGTCGAGCATGTCCGCCTCCTTGAGGCGGTCGATGACGTCGATGATCTGGGTGGCGTTGAGCCCGAAGATGGAGCGGTCGCCGCCGGATTCGGCCCACAACCCGTTGGCCTGGGTCGAGAGCTTGACGCGCACGCCCAGGATGGGCTTGACCTTCTTGGCCTTGGACCGTTCGATGATCAGCGGCAGTTCACCGGGCATCTCGACCACCAGGATGCAGGTGAAGCCGAGCTGGGTGGCGTGCAGGCCGAGGTCGATGAACTCCTCGTCCTTGTAGCCGTTGCACACGAGCACCGCCTCGGTGTCGCGCAGCATGCCCATGGCGGCCACGAGCTCGGCCTTGCTGCCCGCCTCAAGGCCGTGGTGATACTTCTTGCCGTGACGGGTCACGGCCTCCACCACCTGCTGTTGCTGGTTGACCTTGATCGGGTAGGCGCCAAGATACGAGCCGCGGTAGCCGAGGCTCTTGATGGCGGAACGGAAGTTTTCGTTGATCAGGGTGATCTGCGTGTCGAGGATGTTCTCGATGCGCAGCAGCACGGGCATGTCGAGACCGCGTTCCTGGATGCCCGCGATGACCTCGGGTATGCTGACGGCGTTCTCGAACCGGCCCGGCTCGGAGGTCACCAGCAGGTCACCCGTGTCGGAGATCCCGAAGAATCCCGCGCCCCATTCGCGAATGCCGTAGAGTTCTCTGGACTTGTCAGCCGTCCATCTTTGCAGTGTATGTGCCACTCATAAATCCTCACATCCCAAGAATTTCCGGGTTGTTCTCCCCGCGTGTCCCATGGTCGGGCCGGGACGGGTCATGCGCCTGCCGGAAGCGGGGTGTTATGGGCGAAGCCCCAAGATGTCAATGAAAAAACACGCGGACAGGCTGACGAGCCTGACCGCCGCGTGACCTACCGCCCGCGCGGGCGACGGCACAGGGGAGGATCATACCATTGCGCCTGAAAACTGCAAACCCGGAAATGGAGGGTTCCCCGGTTGTGTTGCTGGCCGGTTCGGGTCACAATGGTCGACGGCGGACAGGCCGCCGCAGGGGCCTGACGGCGAAGAAAAAAACAATGGGCGGTTTTGAACAGGGAGGATGGATGGACGATCGGACCAGCAAGACAGCGCAACCGCAGGCCGGGGCATCCCGGCCCGATCCGGCCCACGATCCGGCCCATGGCCCGGCCCTGGTCTTCTTCAGCGGCGGCACGGCCCTGCGCGAGACCGCGCGCCAGCTCATCCGGCACACGCACAACGCCACGCATATCATCACGCCCTTTGACTCGGGCGGCAGTTCGGCGGAGCTGCGCCGCATCTTTGCCATGCCCGCCGTGGGCGACATCCGCAACCGGCTCATGGCCCTGGCCGACCTGACCGCGCCGGGCAGCCGCGAGCTGTTCGCCCTGTTTACCTACCGGCTCTCCCGGCGCGAGTCCGGCCCGGCCCTGCGCGCCGAGCTGGTGCGCATCGCCCAGGGCGCGCACGTCCTGGTCTCCCTGGTACCCGAGCCTGCCCGCTCGCACCTCATGGCCCGCTTTGGCCTCTTTCTCGACGCCATGCCCGAGGATTTCGACCTGCGCGGGGCGAGCGTGGGCAATGTGGCGCTCACCGCCGGGTGGCTGGCCCACGGCCGCAGGCTGGCCCCGGCCATCGACGAGGTGGCCGGGCTGGTGAGCGCGCGCGGGCTGGTCCGGCCCGTGGTCGATGGTGACATGCATCTGGCCGCGGAGCTTGAGGACGGCACGGTGATGAAGGGACAGCACCGGCTCACGGGCAAGGAGACCGGCCCCATCGCCTCGCCCGTGGCCCGGATCTGGCTGACAGACTCCCTGGACACCGCCGCACCGGCCAGCGTATCCATGGACGAATCCCTGGCCGACCTGATCGCCAAGGCGGACCTGATATGCTATCCGGTGGGCAGTTTCTATTCGAGCGTGGTGGCCAACCTGCTGCCCGACGGCGTGGGCGCAGCCGTGGCCCGGTGTCCCGGCCCCAAGGTGTTCGTGCCCAATCCGGGCGGCGATCCCGAGCTGCTCGGTCATGGCGTGGAGCGGCAGGCGGTTCTGCTGCGTCACTATCTGGCTGCCAGCGGCGCAAGTTGCGGGGCGTGCGCCCTGGACCACATCCTGGTGGACGGGCGGGTGCCCTACCCCGGCGGGTTGGACCCGGCCCGGCTGGCCGCTTTGGGATTGCGGGTGATCGACCGCCCCCTGCTCGCCGACGAGCCGGGCCGCTTTGATCCGGTCCGGCTGGTCCGCGCGCTGGTGTCGCTGGTCTGAGCGGCTCTTTTCGGCCTGTGCCGCCTTGGCCTGGCTGTCCATTCAACTGTTCCGGAGGTGCGGCATGCAGGCGATGGTGCTCGAACGATACGGTGACGATTTTGTTTTTGTCGAGCGCGACCTGCCCAGGCCTGAACCGGGCGAGGGCGAGGCGCTGGTGCGGGTGGCCGGGTCAAGCCTCAACCCCATCGACCACAAGATCGCCACCCTTGGTCCGGCCCTGGGGTTCGCGCCCTCATTGCCCGCCGTGCTCGGCATGGACGTGTCCGGCACGGTGGAGGCGGTCGGCCCCGGCGTGACCCGGCTGCGGCCCGGCGACAAGGTTTTCGGCTGCGCTGGCGGGCTGGGGACCATGCCCGGCGCGCTGGCCGAGTTCATGGTGGCGGACCAGGATCTGCTCGCCCCGGCTCCGCAGTGCATGGACATTGTCGATGCCGGAGCGTTGCCGCTGGTGTCCATCACCGCCTGGCTGGCCCTGTTTGAGCGGGCGCGACTGTCCGCCGGGCAGACCCTGCTGGTCCACGGCGGGGCGGGCGGCGTGGGCCACCTCGCGGTGCAGCTCGGCGTTCACGCCGGGGCAGAGGTCTGTGCCACGGTCTCGGGCAACGGCAAGGCGGATGTGGTCGAGGCCCTGGGGGCCACGCCCATCGACTACCGGGCCACCCCGGTGGATGAATACGTGACCGGGCTGACCGGAGGCCGGGGTTTCGACGTGGTTTTCGACACCGTGGGCGGGCCGGTGCTGGATGCCTCATTCCGGGCCGCGGCCCTGGGCGGGCAGGTGGTCTCCACCTCGACGCGCTCCAGCCACGACCTCAGCGTCATGCACGCCAGGGGGCTCTCCCTGCATGTGGTCTTCATGCTCCTGCCGCTGATCACGGGCCAGGGCCGGGCCGCCTATGGGCACATTCTCGAGGAGGTGGCCGGGCTGGTGGACGACGACCTGCTGGCCGTGCTGCTGGACGAGCGTCGGTTCCATTTCACCGAGATCGCCGAGGCCCACCGGCATTGGGCGGGCGGCAACGCCCTGGGCAAGATCTCGGTGGAGGTGGGCGGCTGGGGCGCGGGAAAAACAGCCTGACCGGCCCAGGGCGGCCATGGCGCTGAACATCCTGTGCAATCCTCATGGACAAGGCTGTGGAAAACAATGAAAACAGCCGGGATGTTTGGCATTAATGAAAAAATGGTTCTTGACAAAACCGGCCATGGAGGAAAGGTTGTGAAAACCTGAGTTGCCGCGATGAGCCGGGGTGCCGCGCGGCACGTCCGGCTGTCATTGTGACGGCATTCTTCAATCACCCGAATCCAAGCGTGACGCCATGCCTTCAGACGACAAGAAATCACCAGTGAATGCCGGGGAGGGGGCGCAGGCTGCAAGGCCCGACGCCCGGCCCAGGCCCGAGCCCAAAGGCGCCCCGGAGGCCAGCCGGAAGCCTGCGCCGCAAGCCGCCGCCCAAAGCGCCCAGCCGGGCGACGGCCCGCAGCCCGCTGCTCCGTCGGCTGGGCCCGCGCCGGACCTGACCGGGGACGAGCGGCTCTCGCCCAAGGACATCGATTTCCAGCCCCCGCTGGTCATCTGCCTGTCCATCATCAGCCGGCTCATGGGCAAGCCCGTGTCCTCGGCCACCCTCAAGGCGGGCATCCCCCAGCAGGAGGGGATCATCACCGCCGCCTCCATTGTCCGGGCCGCCGAGCGCATCGGCATCACGGCCAAGACCGTCCACCGTCCGGGTGTGCGCAACATCACCAAGCTGGTCCTGCCCTGCATCCTGCTCTTGCGCGGCGGCAACGCCTGCGTCCTGCTCGATACCGGGGAGGACACGGCGCGGGTCATGGTGCCGGGCCACGGCATGGACGAGACCGAGATGGCCCTGTCCACCCTGGAGGAGGAGTACACCGGCTACGCCATCTTCTGCCACCGCAAGAGCACGCTGGACAAGCGGGCCAGCGCGCTGAAGCTGATCAGGACCAAGCGCTGGTTCTGGGGAGTGCTGCTCCGCTTCTGGCCCATCTACCGTCACGTCATCGGCGCGAGCATCATGACCAACCTGATCATCGTGGCCTCGCCGCTCTTTGTCATGAACGTCTACGACCGGGTCATTCCCAACAACGCGCTCGACACCCTCTGGGCCCTGGCCATCGGCATCGCCATTGCCTACCTCTTCGACTTCCTGCTCAAGAATCTGCGCAGCTATTTCGTGGATGTGGCCGGGCGCAACGCCGACGTGCTCATCGGCAGCCGGATCATGCAGCATCTGATGTCGGCCCGGCTCGACCACATGCCGGAATCCGCAGGCGCGGTGGCCAACAACGTGCGCGAATTCGAGTCCCTGCGCGAGTTTTTCAGCTCCAGCTCGCTGGTGGCCCTGATCGACATGCCGTTTCTGCTGCTGTTCATAGGGGTGGTCCACTACATCGGCGGGCCGCTGGCCTGGCCCATCTTCGTGGCTGTGCCCGTGGTTATTCTGTTTGGCCTGTTCCTGCAGATGCCCTTTCAGCACATCATCGAGAGCCACTACAAGGAATCCACGCAGAAGAACGCGCTCCTGTTCGAGATCGTCCAGGGGCTTGAGACCATCAAGACGAGCATGGCCGAGGGGCGGATGCAGGCGCGCTGGGAGAACGTGGTGGGCATGTCCGCCCTGTCCAACAGCCGGGCCAAGATCATGGCCAACCTGTCGGTCACCTTTTCCGTGTTCATCACCCAGATGGTCAGCGTGGCCATCATCATCATCGGCGTCTACCTGATCGCCGAGGGCGAGTTGACCGTGGGCGGACTCATCGCCTGCAACATCCTGGCGGGCCGGGCCATGGCCCCCTTGAGCGCCGTGGCCGGGCTGCTCTCGCGCTTCCAGCAGTCGCGCATGGCGCTGGGCGCGCTGGACATGCTCATGGAGATGCCCAGCGAGCGGCCCGAGGACAAGGAGACCTTCCACTACGGTGCCATCGAGCCTTCCATGGTCCTCGACAACGTCTCCTTCAGCTATCCCGGCACGGACAAGGCGGTCCTGAGCGAGGTCACCCTGCGGCTCAAGCCCGGCGACAAGGTGGGCATCGTGGGGCGCACCGGCGCGGGCAAGTCCACGGTGGGCAAGCTGTGCGTGGGCCTCTACCAGCCGGTGGCAGGCTCGGTGAAGGTGGGCGACATAGACCTGCGTCAGATGGATGTGGCCGACCTGCGGCGCAAGGTGGGCTACGTGTCCCAGGATTCGCTCCTTTTCTACGGCACCCTGCGCGACAATATCGCCTTCGGCCTGCCCGAGGCGGACGACCAGTCCATCAAGTTTGCGGCGGAGATCGCCGGGGTCAACGACTTTGTCCGCGACCACCCGGCGGGATACGGCATGATGGTGGGCGAGCGCGGCTCGTCGCTCTCTGGCGGCCAGCGCCAGGCGGTCTGCATCGCCCGGGCCATCCTGCCCGATCCGGAAATCCTGATCATGGACGAACCGTCGAGCAACATGGACAACCAGTCGGAATACCGGTTCAAGGCCATGCTGGAATCCTACATCAAGGACAAGACCCTCATTGTCATCACCCACCGCCACTCCATGCTTGATCTGGTGGACCGGCTGGTGATCATGGACAAGGGCCGCGTGGTGGTGGACGGCCCCAAGCAGGCTGTGCTCGACGGGCTCAAATCCGGCAAGATCAAGGTTTCGATGTGAGGATGCCGTGACCAAAGAAAGATTTGAAAGAGAAACCCTGCTGTACATGTCCGAGGTGGATCAGGCCCTGTATGGCCGGGGCCGCCGTCTGGCCTATATCATCTCCATATCCATCATGGTGATGTTCTGCGGCTTTTTGCTGTGGGCCAAGCTGGCCATGCTCGACGAGGTCACGCGCGGTTTCGGCAAGGTCATCCCGTCCCAGCGGGTGCAGGAGATCCAGAACCTCGAAGGCGGCATCTTGAGCGAGATATTCGTCAATGAGGGCCAGGAGGTGGAGAAGGGCGACCTGCTCTGCCGCCTGAGCAACGAGCAGGCGGCCAGCTTCTATCGCGACGCCATGTCAAAATCCCTGGAACACCGTGCGGCCATTGCCCGGCTCATCGCCGAGGTCGAGGGCGTGGACCCGGTCTTTGACGACGAGCTGCTGGAAAAGGCGCCCCAACTGGTCGGCGACCAGCTCGGAATCGCCAGGGCGCAGCGGGAGCAACAGGCCATCGAGCTGAGTCTGCTCATGGATCAGTACGAGCAGAAGGAGCAGGAGGTCAACGAGATGGAGGGGCGTCGGCGTCAGCTGGTGAAGAGCCTCGAAGTCGCCGAGAAACAGCGCAACATCGCCAAACCGCTGGTGGAAAAACAGATCCATTCCGAGCTGGACTATCTCGCCCTGGAGCAGCGGGTGCTGGAACTCAAGGGCGATGTGGAAGCCCTGACGCTCGGCATCCCCAGGGTCAAGCGGGCGGCCAAGGAGGCCCAGGGCCGCATCGAGCAGCGCAAGGCCGAGCTGCGCAGCAAAGCCCTGGAAGAGATCAACGAGCGCAGGCAGGAACTGCTCTCCATCAACGAGACCATTTCCTCGGGCGGCGACCGGGTGACCCGCACCGATGTGCGTTCGCCCGTGCGCGGTATCGTCAAGCACATCCTCATCAACACCCTTGGCGGCGTGGTCCAGCCCGGCAAGTCCATCATGGAGGTGATCCCGCTCGACGACACCCTGTTGGTGGAGGCGCAGATCAAGCCCGCGGACATCGCCTTTCTGCATCCCAAGCAGGAGGCCAAGGTCAAGATCACGGCCTATGACTTTTCCATCTACGGCGGGCTCGACGGCATTGTCGAGCACATCAGCGCGGACACCATCACCAACGAAAAGGGCGACAGCTTCTACGTGGTCCGGGTCCGTACCGACACCAGCTCCATGATGTACCACGGCAAACGGCTGCCCATCATTCCGGGCATGACCGCACAGGTGGACATTCTGACGGGCAAGAAATCCGTACTCGACTACCTGCTCAAGCCGATACTCAAGGCCAAACAGAACGCGCTTCGGGAACGCTGACCCCAGTCATGGCCAGCGCCACTGCCATATGCCGGACGCTTTGGGGCCTGTGGTGCGCCACCCTGCTCGTCCTGTGTCTGGTTTGCGGCGGGCGCGATGCCCTGGCAGCCGGGGAAGCCGCGCCGCCCCGCCTCCGGCTCTTCGGCACTGTGGAGTTCAAGGGCGCCATCACCCAGCTGCCCAAGTGGACCGGCGTGCTCGACAGGATGGGGGCGTGGAAGGGGTTTTTCGAGGACCCGTCCATGGCCGCCATTCCGGCCCGGCAGAGCTGGCAGACCCTCAAGGGCGAGATCGCAACAGCCGCGCCCATGGAACGCGTCAAAGCGGTCAACAAGTTTTTCAACCAGTGGCCCTACCGGCTGGACCAAGCCAACTACGGCCAGAGCGATTACTGGGCGACACCGCCGGAATTCATGAAAAAATCCGGCGATTGCGAGGATTATTCCATCGCCAAGTTCTATGCCCTCAAGGAACTCGGCTTCACCGGCGACGACATGCGCGTCGTGGCGCTCAAGGACACCATCCGCAACATCGGCCACGCGGTCCTCGTGGTCTACCTGG from Pseudodesulfovibrio aespoeensis Aspo-2 includes the following:
- a CDS encoding transglutaminase-like cysteine peptidase — its product is MASATAICRTLWGLWCATLLVLCLVCGGRDALAAGEAAPPRLRLFGTVEFKGAITQLPKWTGVLDRMGAWKGFFEDPSMAAIPARQSWQTLKGEIATAAPMERVKAVNKFFNQWPYRLDQANYGQSDYWATPPEFMKKSGDCEDYSIAKFYALKELGFTGDDMRVVALKDTIRNIGHAVLVVYLDGDAYVLDNQTVMVLSHEKYKHYLPQYSVNEKFRWMHVPPTKNTTYTKTKK
- the speA gene encoding biosynthetic arginine decarboxylase produces the protein MAHTLQRWTADKSRELYGIREWGAGFFGISDTGDLLVTSEPGRFENAVSIPEVIAGIQERGLDMPVLLRIENILDTQITLINENFRSAIKSLGYRGSYLGAYPIKVNQQQQVVEAVTRHGKKYHHGLEAGSKAELVAAMGMLRDTEAVLVCNGYKDEEFIDLGLHATQLGFTCILVVEMPGELPLIIERSKAKKVKPILGVRVKLSTQANGLWAESGGDRSIFGLNATQIIDVIDRLKEADMLDCLQLLHYHLGSQIPNIREIRSAVAEASRVYAGIVAEGAQMRYLDLGGGLAVDYDGTQTNFMSSRNYSVDEYCVDVVEGVMTVLDEQGVDHPVIVTESGRALVAYYSMLLFNVLDTARFEPDPLPDVLPEGTNIHVQHLFETLQSLNLRNIQECFNDILYYRDEVRQAFSHGKISFRERAQGENVFWETIRRIATLSKDLPSLPHELEGIGHALSDIYYCNFSVFQSLPDAWAIGQLFPIMPVHRLGERPTREGILADITCDCDGKIDRFIDSQGVKRTMPLHELKETDEYYLGAFLVGAYQETLGDLHNLLGDTNVVTIRIRENGEFDFVSELEGDTVEDILSYVEYDTKYLLTRFRETAENAVRDGRITAGQRRSILQAYKTGLQGYTYFER
- a CDS encoding type I secretion system permease/ATPase; translation: MPSDDKKSPVNAGEGAQAARPDARPRPEPKGAPEASRKPAPQAAAQSAQPGDGPQPAAPSAGPAPDLTGDERLSPKDIDFQPPLVICLSIISRLMGKPVSSATLKAGIPQQEGIITAASIVRAAERIGITAKTVHRPGVRNITKLVLPCILLLRGGNACVLLDTGEDTARVMVPGHGMDETEMALSTLEEEYTGYAIFCHRKSTLDKRASALKLIRTKRWFWGVLLRFWPIYRHVIGASIMTNLIIVASPLFVMNVYDRVIPNNALDTLWALAIGIAIAYLFDFLLKNLRSYFVDVAGRNADVLIGSRIMQHLMSARLDHMPESAGAVANNVREFESLREFFSSSSLVALIDMPFLLLFIGVVHYIGGPLAWPIFVAVPVVILFGLFLQMPFQHIIESHYKESTQKNALLFEIVQGLETIKTSMAEGRMQARWENVVGMSALSNSRAKIMANLSVTFSVFITQMVSVAIIIIGVYLIAEGELTVGGLIACNILAGRAMAPLSAVAGLLSRFQQSRMALGALDMLMEMPSERPEDKETFHYGAIEPSMVLDNVSFSYPGTDKAVLSEVTLRLKPGDKVGIVGRTGAGKSTVGKLCVGLYQPVAGSVKVGDIDLRQMDVADLRRKVGYVSQDSLLFYGTLRDNIAFGLPEADDQSIKFAAEIAGVNDFVRDHPAGYGMMVGERGSSLSGGQRQAVCIARAILPDPEILIMDEPSSNMDNQSEYRFKAMLESYIKDKTLIVITHRHSMLDLVDRLVIMDKGRVVVDGPKQAVLDGLKSGKIKVSM
- a CDS encoding zinc-binding dehydrogenase, encoding MQAMVLERYGDDFVFVERDLPRPEPGEGEALVRVAGSSLNPIDHKIATLGPALGFAPSLPAVLGMDVSGTVEAVGPGVTRLRPGDKVFGCAGGLGTMPGALAEFMVADQDLLAPAPQCMDIVDAGALPLVSITAWLALFERARLSAGQTLLVHGGAGGVGHLAVQLGVHAGAEVCATVSGNGKADVVEALGATPIDYRATPVDEYVTGLTGGRGFDVVFDTVGGPVLDASFRAAALGGQVVSTSTRSSHDLSVMHARGLSLHVVFMLLPLITGQGRAAYGHILEEVAGLVDDDLLAVLLDERRFHFTEIAEAHRHWAGGNALGKISVEVGGWGAGKTA
- a CDS encoding GAK system CofD-like protein, whose amino-acid sequence is MDDRTSKTAQPQAGASRPDPAHDPAHGPALVFFSGGTALRETARQLIRHTHNATHIITPFDSGGSSAELRRIFAMPAVGDIRNRLMALADLTAPGSRELFALFTYRLSRRESGPALRAELVRIAQGAHVLVSLVPEPARSHLMARFGLFLDAMPEDFDLRGASVGNVALTAGWLAHGRRLAPAIDEVAGLVSARGLVRPVVDGDMHLAAELEDGTVMKGQHRLTGKETGPIASPVARIWLTDSLDTAAPASVSMDESLADLIAKADLICYPVGSFYSSVVANLLPDGVGAAVARCPGPKVFVPNPGGDPELLGHGVERQAVLLRHYLAASGASCGACALDHILVDGRVPYPGGLDPARLAALGLRVIDRPLLADEPGRFDPVRLVRALVSLV
- a CDS encoding HlyD family type I secretion periplasmic adaptor subunit; this translates as MSEVDQALYGRGRRLAYIISISIMVMFCGFLLWAKLAMLDEVTRGFGKVIPSQRVQEIQNLEGGILSEIFVNEGQEVEKGDLLCRLSNEQAASFYRDAMSKSLEHRAAIARLIAEVEGVDPVFDDELLEKAPQLVGDQLGIARAQREQQAIELSLLMDQYEQKEQEVNEMEGRRRQLVKSLEVAEKQRNIAKPLVEKQIHSELDYLALEQRVLELKGDVEALTLGIPRVKRAAKEAQGRIEQRKAELRSKALEEINERRQELLSINETISSGGDRVTRTDVRSPVRGIVKHILINTLGGVVQPGKSIMEVIPLDDTLLVEAQIKPADIAFLHPKQEAKVKITAYDFSIYGGLDGIVEHISADTITNEKGDSFYVVRVRTDTSSMMYHGKRLPIIPGMTAQVDILTGKKSVLDYLLKPILKAKQNALRER
- a CDS encoding saccharopine dehydrogenase family protein, with amino-acid sequence MSKVLIIGAGGVGSVAVHKCAQVPEVFTEIHLASRTKSKCDAIAASVLTRTGVTVPTYAVDADNVAETVALIKRIKPDLLVNLALPYQDLALMDACLETGVNYLDTANYEPPNEAKFEYKWQWAYQERFRQAGLMALLGSGFDPGVTNVFAAHAMKHHFDEIHVLDIIDCNAGDHGQAFATNFNPEINIREITQRGRYWERGEWVETDPLSWSMSYDFPEGIGTKKCYLMYHEELESLVMHIKGLKRARFWMTFGDQYLTHLRVLEGIGMTSIKPVEFGGQMIQPLQFLKAVLPEPGSLGPLTKGRTCIGNVMKGVKDGREKTLYVYNICSHEAAYAEVGSQAISYTTGVPAMIGAMMLLTGKWSGKGVFHMEQMDPDPFMAALNAHGLPWTEVEL